The nucleotide sequence ACGACAGTGTCAAAAAAGCGCCGCGCCTGGTTGAACCGGGCGCGGCGTCGAGGAATGCAGGAATGAATCAGGCACCGATGTGCTTGGAGACCAGTTTGGTCATCTCAAACATCGACACCGTCTTCTTGCCGCCGAACACGGCCTTCAATGCGTCATCGGCATTGATGTTGCGCTTGTTCTTGGCGTCCTGGAGACCGTTTTTCTTGATGTAGTCCCGGAGCTTTTTCGTGATCTGGCCACGAGGAGCGGGTTTGCTGCCGACGACGACTCCGAGAATCGCGTCAGGCTGCACCGGCTTCATCAGGGCTGGATT is from Prosthecobacter sp. and encodes:
- a CDS encoding SWIB/MDM2 domain-containing protein, which encodes MAKKAATKSKPAAKKAAKKPAAKRKPNPALMKPVQPDAILGVVVGSKPAPRGQITKKLRDYIKKNGLQDAKNKRNINADDALKAVFGGKKTVSMFEMTKLVSKHIGA